In Alkalihalobacillus sp. AL-G, the genomic stretch AAGGATATTAATACTGAAATGAAGATCGTCCCGGTGGAAACCTTCCAGGACGCAATTGATTTTCTTAAAGGTCTAGAGAGTAAGCATTAATAAAATATCATGAGTGGCCAAGGAGTGACGACCCGAGATCAGCCTTTTATATTTGATGGCGAAGCGGCGGTGTCGAGTATTCTTGTTTCCACAGTGTAGAATGACAGTCGGACGGGAAGCCTAATATATACGTTTTTGTCGCTCTCATATCCAGTTCAATCAGTGGGTCATCATGTTGTGAAACTGTGCTGACTAATGGTAGAGCCATTTTCTTTTTGATTTGACTCAAATACTGCTGACCCGTAGGACTCATGCCCAATAAACGAACATAAGACGGACCAGACAAAGTCGCCTTTTCCATAACAGACTTATGAGTATTTGTAAGGATATGTGTACAGAGACGTTGTAATCTCGTCCACGTGTACCGTTTTGTTTTTACACTGTTCAGGAAGTCATGAAAGGATTCAGATTCCTTAATCAGGTCAAGCAATCTGTTTTCCAGTCCTTCTACACACTCATATATACTGGAAAGTTCACTTGGTGTTGATGTGAACAAACGGTATTTCAGTAAAGGGAAATACTTTTCCCAACTCTGGAATTGCTGGTAAGCACTGAGATGTTTTGTTAAACTGTCGTTTGTTGCAGGCGGTACCAGCTCTGATATACTACTCAGGGGCTCCTGATGCTCAATCAACTTGCTGCGGATACCAGTTGCACTTGCAATGGTGTTTGAGGTATTTTCTTTATCATGATAACCCGCTCCGGTTCTTTTAATCGTTTCTGGGATGATGGATGAATTGAGCTTACGAATAGCATTTATGTAATGGAAACCTAAAATATTGTTTGGCTTTGACAGGTCTACAGTAGTTTCTGGTCGCTCTGGGATCTCTAGAAATGCCCGTGATGCAGCAGAAGGGTAACTCAGCCCTGACTGAATTTGGGCCTGAATTCTTTCATTATACATTCTTTCGTTTTGTTCGATGAACGATACAGTGTTCAAGAATGGTTCTATTTCACCTGACTCGCTTCCAAAAATGATTCGTCTGCAAAGGAGTGCGTCAAGGATTGCTACCGCACCAAAGGCGAATTGGTCCGCTCTTTGAGTAGCGTATGCGTACGGTAATTCCACAACAACATCGACGCCAGAACGAAGGGCCATTTCCGTACGTGTCCATTTTGATACCATTGCAGGCTCTCCACGTTGCAGGAAGTTACCGCTCATGACTGCAATAGCAAGTTCAGCTTCTGATTTTTTTTTCGCTTCTTGTAAATGATAGAAATGACCGTTATGAAATGGATTGTATTCAACGATTAGGCCAAGAGCATTCATAGTACCAACTCCTTATTGTTATATTGTATCAGAATCTGGTAGGCTGATTAAATGCAGAATCAAAAACAAAAATGGGTACAAAGAGGAAAGTCAATGATTAAATAAGTAAAATATGTCCGATAGGACGATTGGCAAGCGAAATCTCAGCCGAAGCATGTAAAGAAAAAATGTTGACAATTATTTCATTGAAAGCTATAATTACTACTGTTGCCTTGAGGTGATGACATATGAAATGGTCCATACAGCAACTGAGAAGTTTTCAGCACAAAGGACTAAAAATTGATGAAACAATCAAGATGGAAATGATACGCGATTTTGATCCGGAAATTCTCGAACTTTCACCAGTTCATGTAAAGGGAAATGCTGAGATTAACCAAAATCGTGCCGTATTTCATCTTACATTGACAGGGGAAATGACCTTACCTTGTGCAAAAACACTTGTGGAAGTCCCTTATCCGTTTACGATCCAATCAACAGAAATTTTTCTGTTTGATCCGGAGCACAGTGTAGACGCAAATGAGGAAGATATTCACGTATTAGAGGGAAACACGGTCGATTTAATACCCTATATCCGTGAAAATATCCTTCTGGAAAAGCCTTTGAAGATTATCAGCCCTGAACCAACTAATGACCCGCCAGCTCCACCTACAGGAAAGGGTTGGGATGTTGTTGAAGAGAGTGAACAACGCGAAAAGGTTGATCCGAGAATGGCCGAACTGGCTAAGTTACTTAACAAAAATGATGAAAAAAAGTGAAGAAACGTCAACTAGCTTGACCTTCTATAACTGAACAATCCCGTTAAGGAGGTGGAAACACATGGCAGTACCTTTTAGAAGAACCTCTACTACTCGTAAAAACAAACGTCGTACACATTATAAGCTAAAAGTACCTGGAATGGTAAAATGCCCAGAATGTGGCGAATACAAGCTTTCTCACCGTGTATGTCCGGAATGTGGAACATACAAAGGAAAAGAAGTAGTTTCAAAATAAGTAACTTAAACGGGGTTGACTCTAGCATCTAGAGTCAGCCCCGTTTTTTATATCGTGGATGGAACCTGGGTATGAAGCATTCATAGCGACGGTTTCACGAGAAATCAACGGGAAACCAGCTGTATGAGCCTATCATCACGACTTTTTCCCTCGAAAAGGAGAATGTACAAGTGAAAATCAAAAAAGAATGCAGGGATGGCATCGGGTGGATCGTATTGAATCAACCTGAACGTCGGAATGCGATTGATACCGAAATGATGGGGCGATTGAAGGAAATACTTACGGAGTATGAAAACGATGGGGATATCAAGCTTGTCGTCATTACCGGCAGTGGATCTAAAGCATTTTGTTCCGGTGGAGATCTTTCGGTTTTTCATAATCTACATACTGAAGATGAAGCGTATGCCATGCTTTCTAAAATGGGGGACATACTCTTTCAACTGTTTACCTTTCCTAAACCGACCATTGCATTGTTGAATGGAACTGCTGTTGGTGGTGGATGTGAAATCGCTTCTGCTTGCGACTTTCGAATAGGTTTTCCTCATGTTAAACTCGGATTCATTCAAGGTACACTTGGCATTACTACGGGATGGGGAGGTTCTACGTATTTAATGGAACGACTTGACCCTGTAGCTGCATTTGAGATGCTATTAACCGCAACAACCTATTCTGCAGATGAAGCTTTAACTTTAAATTTCATCCAAAAGATATTGAATTCAAATGACCAGCTAAAAGAGTTTAATGAGTATGTATCACCAATGTTGCAACTTTCCTTAGATGTTTTGCAGGCTTATAAACAACGGAGCCTGGATCGGATGGATTTGATTCACATGAAGACGCGGATTGATAGAGAAATCAAGGAGTGTGCCCGTCTTTGGGAATCCGACGATCATCACATAGCAGTACGAAAATTTCTTGATCATTAAATATGACGGATGACCCACCATAATTTCTCTGAATAATTGATTCTGTTTTAGTAAAAAACTCTTAGTAGAACTAAAGTCTATCTTTTCTATTAAACGCATATGTATGTTAATAAAGTAGAATGTTTGGAGGGATGCAGGTGGGTTCAACACGCCAGGATGCCTGGAACAATGATGAAGACCTCTTTTTAGCAGAGGTAGTCCTCCGTCATATTCGAGAGGGCGGCACTCAGCTTGCGGCTTTTGAAGAGGTAGGAAAGAAGCTATCTCGTACATCAGCAGCATGTGGTTTCAGGTGGAACTCATTAATACGAAAGAAATATGATGCGGCAATCACAATAGCAAAAAATCAACGTAAACAGGCAATGAACAAAAGAGCAGAGAAAGGAAAAGCAAATAAGGATAATCCAATGCAACAAGAACAATCTCAAAACTATCCTGAACGGATCGAGACAGTAAACCGATCAGAAAATCCACTAGATAAACTGAATCTTGAAGATGTTGTTGATTATTTAAAAGCATTGAAAGATGGTAGCAGCCGTGAAAAAACACTTGAGAGAGAGAATGAAAAATTACAACAGGTGGTTGCTGAGGTAAAAAAGCAAAATGAACAATTAAAACAAGAGTACGAACAATTACAAAAATCATTTGAAAATGTTAACGAAGATTATACGACAATGCTGAATTTTATGGAACGTGCCCGTAAACTTGCAGTGACCGATGATCCACATTCAAATCAGGTGAAATTTCAGATGGATTATAACGGAAACCTTCAAAAAGTAGAAAAATAAAAGGGATGACCCATAAGAGCCTGGCGCATTGTGTTACGTGCCAAGCTCTTGCATATTGGGTCATCCCTTTCAATAAGTTTTCATAACTTTATTAAATACCTGGATGTTTTACAGGGTTATCATTCTCAACCGGTTCTTGTTCTGCTACACCCTTTGGATAGCATACATAGGGATTTTCTCCTCGATCTCGGTCAGGATTATACGTGACCGATTGAAAGCCCATCTTTTCCCAAAACTCACTGGATCGCTGTCTTGCATTCGTTTTGACAGGAAGATCGAATGACTTCGCAAACTTGACGAGAGCGCTTCCAAATCCTTTTCCGTGATATTCAGGGAGTACTTCAAGCTTCCAAAGCTCTAAATAATCCTGTGGCGGGTCGAAATAACGATCGTAGTTCCCGTCAATTCTGTATAGACTCATTCTAGCGACCAACTTATTCCCATAATAGATTCCATAAAACGGTGATTCACTATCGTTTTCGATAATATTTTCCTGTAGATCCTCAAGCATTGACAGCTCCTGGATCCCATATTCTTTAAACTTCTTAAATTCTTCAAGAGTTTTAAAATTGATAAGAAGTCGTTGAACTTTATACATGATGAGACAGCCCCCTTCGATTCATTTCCTATTCCTTCTACTTTTATTATATAATAAAGTAGCGAAAAATTCTGCCATAATGCAAAAATCCCACAGATTTCTACATGAAAAAACAGGATTTCGAGCATTTGGTGTTGAAATGAGTATGTTGAAGCATAGAGAAAAGGAGGAGATGGTTTGAAAAAAATCCTTATAGCAAACCGAGGGGAAATTGCAGCTAGAATTGTTAGAACATGTGAAACACTTGGAATCGAAACCGTTATTGTGTATTCACAGGCTGATCGCGATCTTCCTTACGTGAAGAATGCTAAAATAGCCTATGAAATAGGTGAACCACCAGTAGTCAAGTCGTACTTGCGTGGTGATCGGATACTTGAAATCGCAAGGTCTGAAAACGTAGATGCGATTCATCCAGGTTATGGTTTTTTATCCGAAAATGCCGATTTTGTACGAAAAGTTGAAAACGCTAACATTACGTTCATCGGCCCGCGAGCAGATGTTGTTGAAGCGATGGGTGATAAAGTACGAGCACGTGATACGATGAAAGATGCTGGAGTTCCTGTAGTCCCTGGAAGTGATGGTCCGATAAGTGATGTTGACGAAGCTGTCGCATTAGCAGATACAATCGGATATCCTGTGATGGTCAAGGCAAGCGCTGGTGGTGGTGGTATTGGGATGCAGAGATGTGACGATGAAAAGACATTACGTTCTGCGTTCGTATCCAGCCAAAACCGGGCAAAAGCTTACTTTGGAAATGATGAAATGTTTATGGAAAAATTCATTTCGAACAGTCGTCATATTGAGGTTCAAGTCTTCGGTGATAAGCTGGGGAATATCGTCCATCTTTTTGAACGCGATTGCTCCATCCAGAGAAGGCACCAAAAAGTTGTTGAAGAAACACCTTCTCCATTTTTATCTGAAGAGGTTCGTGAGCAGATTTGTAACGCAGCTGTTCAGGCTGCAGATCATGTAAAATACACAAATGCAGGAACGGTGGAATTCATCGTTGATGGACAGGAGAATTTTTACTTCCTAGAAATGAATACGAGGCTTCAAGTAGAGCATCCAGTTACAGAAATGGTTACTGGATTAGACTTGATTGAGTGGCAGCTGAACGTGGCGGAAGGGAAGCCATTACCATTGTCCCAGGGTGAAATTACAAAGAGCGGACATAGTATAGAATTCAGGATTTATGCTGAGGATCCGAACACGTTTTTACCTGCCCCTGGCACGATCGGGAGCTTTTTACTTCCTGAATTGGAAGGGAGTCGTGTTGATACGGGCTATGGTCCTGATACACAGGTGACCCCATTTTACGATCCGATGGTGGCAAAGGTTATCATTCATGCTAGCGATCGAAAAAAAGCCATTCAGCAATCATTGAACTTTTTTAAAAAGTGGAAGCTGGATGGAATCAAGCATAATGGACCTCTTTTTGAAAGCATCTTAAACGATGGTGATTTTCAAAAAGGAAATTATACAACACAATTTCTTAATCAACGTTCTTCAAAAGTAAACAATTAGGAGTGATCGACATGAAAGAAATCAATGCATCAATGGCAGGAACAGTCTTGAATGTACTCGTATCGGAAGGTGAATCAGTAGCAGCGGGTCAGGCTGTAATGATGTTGGAATCTATGAAAATGGAAATTCCGATTGAAGCACCGGAAGCTGGAGAAGTTAGTGCAGTTAACGTCAATGTTGGGGATTTTGTAAACGAAGGAGATACACTGGCTGTTCTCAAGTAAATATGAATGAGCGCTCGTTCTGTATGAAGTAATGAAGGAGGAATTGGATGTCGAAAACATTAAACGAAACTTTGCAAGCGACGAATGAACGTATCGAAAGCGGCGGCGCAGAGAAGTACCATGAAAAATTAAAAACACAAAATAAATTATTTGCAAGAAAACGACTTGATTTATTATTCGATGAAGGATCCTATACGATTGAAGACGGTAAATTCGCCAACAATAAGGATGAAGGATTACCTGCAGATGGTGTTGTGACGGCTATTGGAAAAGTTGGCGGAAAAACAGTATGCGTCATGGCCAACGATTCCACTGTAAAGGCTGGATCTTGGGGGGCGCGTACAGTCGAGAAAATCATTCGTATCCAAGAGACTGCCATGCGTTTGAAGGTACCTCTCTACTATCTTGTCGACTCTGCCGGAGCACGAATCACGGATCAAATTGACATGTTTCCAAATCGACGTGGAGCTGGAAGGATTTTTTATAACCAGGTCAAAATGTCTGGAATGATCCCTCAAGTATGTGTTCTTTTTGGTCCTTCAGCAGCTGGTGGGGCCTACATCCCAGCATTCTGCGACATTGTTATCATGGTGGACGGGAATGCTTCGATGTATCTAGGTTCACCACGTATGGCTGAGAAGGTTATTGGTGAAAAGGTTACACTTGAGGAAATGGGTGGAGCAAAGATGCACTGCAGCGTTAGTGGATGCGGTGATGTACTTGCAGAATCTGAAGAAGAGGCAATTGAATCAGCGCGGCAATACCTATCCTACTTCCCGGCAAATTATGAGAAAAAACCTGAAAAAGCTGAAGTGGAAGAGCCGTTCCTGGATAAAAACCTTTCCGACATCGTACCCGAAAATCAAAACGTCCCATTTGATATGTATGAATTTATCAATGGATTGATAGACGATCAGAGCTTTTATGAGGTAAAGAAGCTTTTTGCTCCTGAGATGATTACCGGATTTGCTCGTTTGAATGGTGCGCCAGTCGGGATCATTGCCAACCAACCCAAAGTAAAGGGCGGCGTACTCTTTGTCGATTCAGCTGATAAAGCTGCAAAGTTCATTACACTATGTGATGCCTTCTCGATCCCGTTGCTATTCTTGGCTGATGTTCCTGGCTTTATGATCGGAACGAAGGTGGAACGGGCTGGAATTATCCGGCATGGAGCGAAACTTATTGCTGCAATGAGTGATGTAACTGTTCCTAAAATTTCTGTCATTGTTCGGAAGGCATATGGAGCTGGCCTTTATGCAATGGCAGGTCCGGCGTTCGAACCGGATTGTTGTATTGCTCTCCCAACAGCACAAATTGCTGTTATGGGACCTGAAGCAGCTGTCAATGCTGTTTATTCGAATAAGATAAGTGAAATTGAAGATCCGAAAGAACGGATTCAATACGTACAGGAAAAACATAAAGAGTATAAAGAGCATATCGATATTTACAAGCTTGCTTCTGAAATGATCGTGGATGATATCGTTTCAGCCGATCAGCTACGCGAGGAATTAATTGATCGATATAAAGTATATGAAAACAAGGAAATGACGTTCAGTACCCGAAAGCATCCGGTTTATCCAGTATAGAGGATACAAACAACGTTTCTTGCAAACTTAGATAAAGCGAATAGGTCTTAATTAGGGTCAGACTCTACCGAACAGCAACATTCAATATAGTGTTGTTAAGGTGGCGGTCTGACCCTATTAATGTATTTTATCGTCCTTTTATAATGTGCTACTATTAAGACAAATCCTAGTACGAAAGACGGGGATTCAAATGCGTGTAGGGATTATAGGCGGGGGTTCAATCGGGTTACTCTTCGCTGCTTATTTTCAAAAAAACGGACATGACGTAACAGTTTATGTTAAAAGAGAGGAACAGTACACGAGACTGCTTAATTCTGGTTTGGTATTACAAACACTTACGACGACCTTCAGCAGCACTCCAGAAGTTAAAATTTTCCAATCGGCAAAAAAAGAATTTCATGATTTGCTCATTGTAGCAGTTAAATCCTATGATCTTGAACATGTGTTACCAGTGGTCAAATCATGTTTTACTGATTCGCGTTACTTATTGTTATTGCAAAATGGAATGAAGCATACTAGGTGGCTTTCTGATCTTTGCATGTTCTCTGTCTATCTAGGCATTGTTGAACACGGTGCTTTGCGTGATTCAGACACGAAGGTTTTGCATACTGGAATCGGTCAAACGAAAATTGCTCCTTACCTCATTGAAGGCACAGGACTTGATTGGGGTGGACTGACTTTTGATTCTTTTCCGTTTCAACAAAAGGCCGATTGGTATAAAATGCTGAGCCGGAAATTGTTGATTAATGCGGTAATCAATCCGTTGACAGCATTATATAAGGTAAGAAATGGAGAACTTCTTGAACGAAACA encodes the following:
- the rpmF gene encoding 50S ribosomal protein L32 is translated as MAVPFRRTSTTRKNKRRTHYKLKVPGMVKCPECGEYKLSHRVCPECGTYKGKEVVSK
- a CDS encoding enoyl-CoA hydratase/isomerase family protein, whose product is MKIKKECRDGIGWIVLNQPERRNAIDTEMMGRLKEILTEYENDGDIKLVVITGSGSKAFCSGGDLSVFHNLHTEDEAYAMLSKMGDILFQLFTFPKPTIALLNGTAVGGGCEIASACDFRIGFPHVKLGFIQGTLGITTGWGGSTYLMERLDPVAAFEMLLTATTYSADEALTLNFIQKILNSNDQLKEFNEYVSPMLQLSLDVLQAYKQRSLDRMDLIHMKTRIDREIKECARLWESDDHHIAVRKFLDH
- a CDS encoding acetyl/propionyl/methylcrotonyl-CoA carboxylase subunit alpha is translated as MKKILIANRGEIAARIVRTCETLGIETVIVYSQADRDLPYVKNAKIAYEIGEPPVVKSYLRGDRILEIARSENVDAIHPGYGFLSENADFVRKVENANITFIGPRADVVEAMGDKVRARDTMKDAGVPVVPGSDGPISDVDEAVALADTIGYPVMVKASAGGGGIGMQRCDDEKTLRSAFVSSQNRAKAYFGNDEMFMEKFISNSRHIEVQVFGDKLGNIVHLFERDCSIQRRHQKVVEETPSPFLSEEVREQICNAAVQAADHVKYTNAGTVEFIVDGQENFYFLEMNTRLQVEHPVTEMVTGLDLIEWQLNVAEGKPLPLSQGEITKSGHSIEFRIYAEDPNTFLPAPGTIGSFLLPELEGSRVDTGYGPDTQVTPFYDPMVAKVIIHASDRKKAIQQSLNFFKKWKLDGIKHNGPLFESILNDGDFQKGNYTTQFLNQRSSKVNN
- a CDS encoding N-acetyltransferase, whose amino-acid sequence is MYKVQRLLINFKTLEEFKKFKEYGIQELSMLEDLQENIIENDSESPFYGIYYGNKLVARMSLYRIDGNYDRYFDPPQDYLELWKLEVLPEYHGKGFGSALVKFAKSFDLPVKTNARQRSSEFWEKMGFQSVTYNPDRDRGENPYVCYPKGVAEQEPVENDNPVKHPGI
- a CDS encoding biotin/lipoyl-binding carrier protein, whose amino-acid sequence is MKEINASMAGTVLNVLVSEGESVAAGQAVMMLESMKMEIPIEAPEAGEVSAVNVNVGDFVNEGDTLAVLK
- a CDS encoding DUF177 domain-containing protein; amino-acid sequence: MKWSIQQLRSFQHKGLKIDETIKMEMIRDFDPEILELSPVHVKGNAEINQNRAVFHLTLTGEMTLPCAKTLVEVPYPFTIQSTEIFLFDPEHSVDANEEDIHVLEGNTVDLIPYIRENILLEKPLKIISPEPTNDPPAPPTGKGWDVVEESEQREKVDPRMAELAKLLNKNDEKK
- a CDS encoding acyl-CoA carboxylase subunit beta encodes the protein MSKTLNETLQATNERIESGGAEKYHEKLKTQNKLFARKRLDLLFDEGSYTIEDGKFANNKDEGLPADGVVTAIGKVGGKTVCVMANDSTVKAGSWGARTVEKIIRIQETAMRLKVPLYYLVDSAGARITDQIDMFPNRRGAGRIFYNQVKMSGMIPQVCVLFGPSAAGGAYIPAFCDIVIMVDGNASMYLGSPRMAEKVIGEKVTLEEMGGAKMHCSVSGCGDVLAESEEEAIESARQYLSYFPANYEKKPEKAEVEEPFLDKNLSDIVPENQNVPFDMYEFINGLIDDQSFYEVKKLFAPEMITGFARLNGAPVGIIANQPKVKGGVLFVDSADKAAKFITLCDAFSIPLLFLADVPGFMIGTKVERAGIIRHGAKLIAAMSDVTVPKISVIVRKAYGAGLYAMAGPAFEPDCCIALPTAQIAVMGPEAAVNAVYSNKISEIEDPKERIQYVQEKHKEYKEHIDIYKLASEMIVDDIVSADQLREELIDRYKVYENKEMTFSTRKHPVYPV
- a CDS encoding nucleotidyltransferase, yielding MNALGLIVEYNPFHNGHFYHLQEAKKKSEAELAIAVMSGNFLQRGEPAMVSKWTRTEMALRSGVDVVVELPYAYATQRADQFAFGAVAILDALLCRRIIFGSESGEIEPFLNTVSFIEQNERMYNERIQAQIQSGLSYPSAASRAFLEIPERPETTVDLSKPNNILGFHYINAIRKLNSSIIPETIKRTGAGYHDKENTSNTIASATGIRSKLIEHQEPLSSISELVPPATNDSLTKHLSAYQQFQSWEKYFPLLKYRLFTSTPSELSSIYECVEGLENRLLDLIKESESFHDFLNSVKTKRYTWTRLQRLCTHILTNTHKSVMEKATLSGPSYVRLLGMSPTGQQYLSQIKKKMALPLVSTVSQHDDPLIELDMRATKTYILGFPSDCHSTLWKQEYSTPPLRHQI
- a CDS encoding RsfA family transcriptional regulator — its product is MGSTRQDAWNNDEDLFLAEVVLRHIREGGTQLAAFEEVGKKLSRTSAACGFRWNSLIRKKYDAAITIAKNQRKQAMNKRAEKGKANKDNPMQQEQSQNYPERIETVNRSENPLDKLNLEDVVDYLKALKDGSSREKTLERENEKLQQVVAEVKKQNEQLKQEYEQLQKSFENVNEDYTTMLNFMERARKLAVTDDPHSNQVKFQMDYNGNLQKVEK
- a CDS encoding 2-dehydropantoate 2-reductase, whose product is MRVGIIGGGSIGLLFAAYFQKNGHDVTVYVKREEQYTRLLNSGLVLQTLTTTFSSTPEVKIFQSAKKEFHDLLIVAVKSYDLEHVLPVVKSCFTDSRYLLLLQNGMKHTRWLSDLCMFSVYLGIVEHGALRDSDTKVLHTGIGQTKIAPYLIEGTGLDWGGLTFDSFPFQQKADWYKMLSRKLLINAVINPLTALYKVRNGELLERNTFIQKMEVLFKEICKVLDVEDKERSWKELVTVCKNTSNNKSSMLRDIERGNKTEIEAITGYVLIMAEQQNIHLPYNQFVFETIKGLEERRDPDG